Proteins encoded within one genomic window of Vairimorpha necatrix chromosome 3, complete sequence:
- a CDS encoding reverse transcriptase yields MINNYMGAIPNRESTKDNWSLIIKEIEKEVRKDELKKKEEEDESKMMEIIAESVRGTVREELANRGALGKIREETTRVRSRDCFYCGRFGYMARDCFVRKRKEEDNENKHFNKYLRVHEESGSASTELRAQEYRKCGEAKRKLNLKRRGMREDRIEGGLVIEDIKAKFREIFDPRQEEIVHCKIEKCKIETPPGKKVVKRGQTIPQALMENTEKYIKGLEERKIIRRSTSEWRNPIRAIVKPNGGVRLVSNLMSLNDLVEKDPYELSNIRDIVRATQGSKWFTVIDLKEGFYHVEIEEEDKHKTAFEFNRKVYEWNSMVMGYKNSPQILQRIMNQIFEDLQGEGVEVYMDDIVIHARTKRRHDKLVIEALERLKRHKMRLNIEKIQFSQQLVKLLGVTLNGTDIEANEIKKNEASEFPQPTSVSETRRFLGMTGWFRNFIKNYAGLTIHLTDSLRGKDKKFLELKEVLRAMGKLRLPDYRKEFILRTDASNVGIGAVLLRKNDKDKWVAIQWSSKKLTPTETRYTISEKEMYAVFWGIKRFEYELRGRKFKIETDHKALNEIRKKPCFNNNRINRRIEKIQEFDFTIAYKKPEEMVVADALSRIHMEDDEKKKKIRERTAKQI; encoded by the exons atgataaataattacATGGGGGCGATACCAAATCGAGAGTCAACAA AAGATAATTGGTCCttaattattaaagaaatagaaaAGGAGGTTAGAAAGGacgaattaaaaaagaaggaaGAAGAAGACGAAAGTAAGATGATGGAAATAATTGCAGAGTCGGTTAGAGGAACAGTTCGAGAGGAGCTGGCAAATAGAGGAGCATTAGGAAAAATAAGGGAAGAAACTACGAGAGTAAGAAGTAGAGATTGTTTTTACTGTGGTAGATTCGGGTACATGGCAAGAGATTGCTTCGTAAGGAAGAGGAAAGAAGAAgataatgaaaataaacattttaacaAGTATTTGAGGGTTCATGAAGAGAGTGGATCTGCAAGCACAGAACTTAGAGCACAAGAATATAGGAAATGCGGAGAAGCAAAACGTaaactaaatttaaaaaggagAGGAATGAGAGAGGATAGAATAGAGGGGGGTCTTGTCATTGAAGATATAAAAGCGAAGTTTAGAGAAATTTTTGACCCACGGCAGGAAGAGATCGTACACTGTAAGATAgagaaatgtaaaattgAGACGCCACCAGGGAAAAAAGTAGTTAAAAGAGGACAAACTATCCCACAGGCGTTGATGGAAAATactgaaaaatatataaaaggtTTGGAAGAAAGAAAGATTATAAGAAGATCAACATCCGAGTGGAGGAACCCAATTAGAGCTATAGTAAAACCTAACGGAGGAGTAAGGCTTGTAAGTAATCTAATGAGTTTAAATGACTTAGTTGAAAAAGATCCGTATGAGTTGTCAAATATTAGGGACATCGTTAGAGCCACACAGGGGTCTAAATGGTTTACCGTTATAGATCTGAAGGAAGGGTTTTACCACGTAGAGATTGAAGAAGAGGATAAGCACAAAACGGCCTTTGAATTTAACAGAAAGGTATATGAATGGAATAGTATGGTAATgggatataaaaattcccCGCAGATATTACAACGAATAATGAACCAAATATTTGAAGATTTACAAGGAGAAGGGGTGGAGGTATATATGGACGACATCGTTATACACGCTAGAACTAAAAGAAGGCATGACAAGCTAGTTATAGAAGCATTGGAAAGATTAAAAAGACATAAAATGAGATTGAATATTGAGAAGATACAGTTTAGCCAACAGTTAGTTAAGCTCTTAGGAGTCACATTGAATGGTACAGATATTGAAGCGAAtgaaataaagaagaacGAGGCGTCGGAATTCCCGCAGCCGACAAGTGTAAGTGAAACACGAAGATTCCTAGGAATGACAGGATGGTTTAGGaactttataaagaattacGCGGGATTAACTATTCATCTGACAGATAGCTTGAGAGGTAAAGATAAGAA ATTTTTAGAGTTGAAAGAAGTTTTGAGAGCGATGGGGAAACTTAGATTGCCTGATTATAGGAAGGAATTTATATTGAGAACGGACGCGAGCAATGTAGGGATAGGAGCCGTATTACTTCGGAAGAACGATAAAGATAAATGGGTAGCAATCCAATGGAGTTCAAAAAAGTTAACTCCTACAGAGACCAGATATACTATATCGGAGAAAGAAATGTACGCGGTATTTTGGGGGATAAAAAGATTTGAATACGAGTTGCGCGGTAGGAAGTTTAAAATCGAGACGGACCATAAAGCCTTGAATGAGATTAGAAAAAAGCCGtgttttaataacaatAGAATAAATAGACGGATTGAAAAGATCCAGGAATTTGACTTCACCATagcatataaaaaaccagAGGAAATGGTGGTGGCTGACGCGTTAAGCAGGATACATATGGAAGACGatgaaaagaaaaagaaaatcagAGAAAGGACCGCCAAGCAGATATAG
- a CDS encoding pachytene checkpoint protein 2-like protein, which yields MRLVVEINQDKKFDKNEDFLINFHHLQERIKNIRICELISSKKIVYSGIFNHQNNIKFKFIYFKFSKEVMQCEFFTLVSLPAFKFRNLYDQLVLDEEVKLRILKHFYKIQEYHKKKINISIFDINKTALIFGPPGTGKTTLAKAIFNRFSIRLKNKSYFIEISCNKFFSRFYGGTLNSFQKLKEELINLSKEKFILILFDEIESILISRDIILSHNEPLESMRVVNCFLIFLDELKSNPKIFIIFTSNNYGKLDTAFLDRCDIKMLIDIPKYENIVIILRNIFDDLMRNGLLINYEMKYSELKELASFFQEKSSRQITKMIFELLDIKNNTFSELLSKLRKNFNK from the coding sequence ATGCGACTTGTTGTAGAAATTAACCAAGACAAAAAgtttgataaaaatgaggattttttgataaactTTCATCATTTACaagaaagaataaaaaatataagaatttgCGAGCTAATTTCTTCCAAGAAAATTGTTTACTCGGGAATATTTAATcatcaaaataatattaagtttaaatttatatattttaaatttagtaaAGAAGTCATGCAAtgtgaattttttacctTGGTAAGTTTACCAGCGTTTAAGTTcagaaatttatatgacCAACTTGTTTTAGACGAAGAAGTTAAATTAAGAATtcttaaacatttttataaaattcaagaatatcataaaaagaagattaatatatcaatctttgatattaataaaactgCTCTAATATTTGGTCCCCCGGGCACAGGTAAAACCACATTAGCTAAAGCTATATTTAATAGATTTAGTATACGACTAAAAAACAAGtcatattttatagaaatatcatgtaacaaattttttagcaGATTTTACGGGGGAAcattaaattcatttcaaaaattaaaagaagaacttattaatttgagtaaagaaaaatttatattaattttatttgatgaGATTGAGagtattttaatttctagagatattattttaagtcATAATGAACCCTTAGAAAGTATGAGAGTTGTAAATtgctttttaatttttttagatgaGTTAAAATCTAatccaaaaatttttataatctttacTTCAAATAATTATGGGAAGCTGGATACTGCGTTTTTAGATCGGtgtgatataaaaatgttaattGACATTCccaaatatgaaaatatagtAATTATCTTACGAAATATCTTTGATGATCTCATGAGAAATGGGCTTTTGATAAACTATGAAATGAAATATAGCGAATTGAAGGAATTGGCAAGTTTTTTTCAAGAAAAAAGTTCAAGGCAGATCACTAAAATGATATTTGAGTTAttagatattaaaaataatacattttctgagttattatcaaaattacgaaaaaatttcaataagtaa